From the genome of Vulpes lagopus strain Blue_001 chromosome 2, ASM1834538v1, whole genome shotgun sequence, one region includes:
- the UACA gene encoding uveal autoantigen with coiled-coil domains and ankyrin repeats isoform X4 yields MKAAERGDVEKVSSILAKKGINPGKLDVEGRSAFHVVASKGNLECLNAILIHGVDITTSDTAGRNALHLAAKYGHALCLQKLLQYNCPTEHADLQGRTALHDAAMADCPSSIQLLCDHGASVNAKDVDGRTPLVLATQMCRPAICQLLIDRGAEINSRDKQNRTALMLGCEYGCKDAVEVLLKNGADVSLLDALGHDSSYYARIGDNLDILTLLKTASENTNKGRELWKKGPSLQQRNLPYMLDEVNMKSSQREHRNIQELEIENEDLKDRLRKIQQEQRILLDKVNGLQLQLNEEVMVADDLESEKEKLKSLLVAKEKQHEESLRTIESLKNRFKYFESDHLGSGSHFSNRKEDMLLKQGQMYMTDSQCTSPGVPAHMQSRSMLRPLELSLPNQTSYSENDLLKKELEAMRTFCESAKQDRLKLQNELAHKVAECKALGLECERIKEDSDEQIKQLEDALKDVQKRMYESEGKVKQMQTHFLALKEHLTSEAAIGNHRLMEELKDQLKDMKAKYEGASAEVGKLRNQIKQNELLVEQFRRDEGKLVEENKRLQKELSMCETERDKKGRRVAEVEGQVKELLAKLTLSVPTEKFESMKSLLSGEVNEKVKKIGETEREYEKSLTEIRQLRRELENCKAKLAQHVKPEEHEQLKSRLEQRAGELAKKVTELTSKNQVLQRDVEKVYLDNKLLNQQVHNLTSEIKSHYVPLQVSEEMKKSHDVTVEELKKQLLDVTQKCADKQLEMEKLLLENDSLSKNVSRLETVFVPPEKHQKEVTALKSSVTDLKRQLSELNKKCGEDREKINALVSENTSLKKTLSNQYVPAKTHEEIKTALSGTLDKTNRELLDAKKKWEDLNQEFVKTKDENEILKRNLENTQSQIKAEYISLREHEEKMSAINQTMKSVQDNSAEILTNYRKGQEEIVTLHAEIEAQKKELDTIQECIKLKYAPIISFEECERKFKATEKELKEQLSEQMQKYHVREEEAKKYKQENDKLKKEIFTLQKDLKDKNVLIENSHDMERALNRKAEELNKQLKDLLQKYTEIKTEKEKLVDDNARQTSELLAAQTLLQKQHVPLEQVETLKKSLNSTIDHLKEELKNKQKCYEKEQQTVAKLHQMLENQKNSSVPLGEHLRVKEAFEKEVGMIKASLREKEEESQNKTQEVSKLQSEVQDTKQALQKLETREVVDLSKYKATKSDLETQISNLNEKLANLNRKYEEACEEVLRAQRKQLSAKDEKELLHFSIEQEIKDQQERCDKSLTTITELQKRIQESAKQIEAKDNKITELLNDVERLKQALSGLSQLTSPSGSPSKRQSQLIDTLQHQVKSLQQQLADTDRQHQEVIAIYRTHLLSAAQGHMDEDVQAALLQIIQMRQGLVC; encoded by the exons ATGAAAGCCGCGGAGAGGGGAGATGTAGAAAAAGTTTCCTCAATCCTTGCTAAAAAGGGCATCAATCCAGGCAAACTAGATGTGGAAGGCAGATCTGC CTTCCATGTTGTGGCCTCAAAGGGGAATCTTGAATGTTTGAATGCCATCCTTATACATGGAGTTGATATTACAACCAGTGACACTGCAG gaagAAATGCTCTTCACCTGGCTGCAAAGTATGGGCATGCATTGTGTCTACAAAAACTTCTACAG TACAATTGTCCCACTGAACATGCAGACCTGCAGGGAAGAACCGCACTTCATGACGCAG CAATGGCAGACTGTCCTTCCAGCATACAGCTGCTTTGTGACCATGGGGCCTCCGTGAATGCCAAAGATGTG GATGGGCGGACACCGCTGGTTCTGGCTACTCAGATGTGTAGGCCAGCAATCTGTCAACTGCTGATAGATCGAGGGGCAGAGATTAATTCCAGAGACAAACAAAACAG aactgctcTCATGCTTGGTTGCGAGTATGGTTGTAAGGATGCTGTAGAAGTCTTACTTAAAAATGGTGCTGATGTAAGCCTGCTGGATGCCTTGGGCCATGATAGTTCTTACTATGCAAGAATTGGTGACAATCTGGACATTCTAACATTATTGAAGACTGCGTCAGAAAATACCAACAAAG GGAGAGAACTTTGGAAGAAAGGACCATCTTTACAGCAG CGAAATTTGCCGTACATGCTAGATGAAGTAAATATGAAGTCAAGTCAGAGGGAGCATCGAAACATTCAG GAGCTAGAGATTGAAAATGAAGATTTGAAAGACAGGTTGAGAAAAATTCAGCAAGAACAGAGAATATTACTGGATAAAGTCAATGGTTTACAACTACAGCTGAATGAG gaagtGATGGTTGCTGATGATCTGGAAAGTGAG AAGGAAAAGCTGAAGTCTCTTTTGGTGGCTAAAGAAAAGCAACATGAAGAAAGCCTAAGAACTATTGAGTCTctgaaaaacagatttaaatattttgag AGCGATCATTTAGGATCAGGAAGTCATTTTAGTAACC GAAAAGAAGATATGCTTCTCAAACAGGGTCAAATGTACATGACAGATTCACAG TGTACTTCCCCAGGGGTGCCAGCCCACATGCAAAGCAGGTCTATGTTAAGACCACTGGAGCTATCATTACCCAATCAAACCTCATATTCTGAAAATGACCTCTTAAAGAAAGAGTTAGAAGCAATGAGAACTTTCTGCGAATCAGCCAAACAAGACCGCCTCAAGCTCCAGAACGAGCTGGCACACAAGGTGGCCGAGTGCAAAGCTTTAGGACTAGAATGTGAACGCATCAAGGAGGACTCTGATGAGCAGATAAAGCAGTTAGAAGACGCATTGAAGGATGTGCAGAAGAGAATGTATGAGTCGGAAGGTAAAGTAAAACAAATGCAGACACACTTTCTTGCCCTTAAAGAGCACCTGACCAGTGAAGCAGCTATAGGGAATCACAGACTGATGGAGGAGCTGAAGGATCAGTTGAAGGACATGAAAGCGAAATATGAGGGTGCATCAGCAGAAGTGGGAAAACTGCGaaaccaaatcaaacaaaatGAGCTGCTAGTAGAACAGTTTAGGAGGGATGAAGGCAAGCTGGTGGAAGAGAATAAGCGATTGCAGAAGGAACTCAGTATGTGTGAAACAGAGCGagacaagaaaggaaggagggtTGCTGAGGTGGAAGGCCAGGTAAAGGAACTCTTAGCAAAGCTGACCTTGTCAGTTCCAACTGAAAAATTCGAGAGCATGAAGAGCTTATTATCAGGCGAAGTAAAtgagaaggtaaaaaaaattggagagacagaaagagagtatGAAAAATCACTTACTGAAATCAGACAGTTAAGGAGAGAGCTTGAGAATTGTAAGGCCAAACTTGCTCAGCATGTCAAGCCAGAGGAGCATGAGCAGCTCAAGAGCAGACTGGAGCAAAGAGCAGGAGAACTTGCAAAGAAGGTCACGGAACTCACTTCGAAAAATCAGGTGTTGCAAAGGGACGTTGAAAAGGTTTATCTGGATAATAAGCTCCTCAATCAGCAAGTACATAATTtaacaagtgaaataaaaagtcaTTATGTTCCCCTACAAGtgagtgaagaaatgaaaaagtcacaTGATGTCACCGTCGAGGAACTGAAGAAACAGCTTTTAGATGTCACGCAAAAATGCGCAGACAAGCAGCTGGAAATGGAGAAATTGCTGTTGGAAAATGACAGTTTAAGTAAGAACGTTAGCCGCCTAGAAACTGTATTTGTGCCTCCTGAGAAACACCAAAAAGAGGTCACAGCTCTGAAATCCAGCGTCACTGACCTCAAACGACAGCTGTCGGAACTGAACAAGAAGTGTGGGGAAGACCGAGAGAAAATAAATGCCCTCGTGTCGGAAAATACTAGCTTGAAAAAGACCCTGAGTAATCAGTATGTGCCGGCTAAGACCCACGAGGAGATTAAGACCGCGCTGAGTGGCACGCTGGATAAGACCAATAGAGAATTACTAGATGCgaagaagaaatgggaagatCTCAATCAggaatttgtaaaaacaaaagatGAGAATGAAATCCTCAAAAGAAACCTGGAAAACACTCAGAGCCAAATAAAAGCCGAGTACATCAGCCTTCGTGAGCATGAAGAGAAGATGAGTGCCATAAATCAGACCATGAAGAGTGTACAGGATAACAGTGCAGAAATACTGACCAACTACAGAAAGGGCCAAGAGGAGATTGTGACACTGCACGCTGAAATCGAAGCCCAGAAAAAGGAACTTGACACCATCCAAGAATGCATTAAGCTCAAATATGCTCCTATTATCAGCTTCGAAGAGTGCGAGAGAAAATTTAAAGCCACagagaaagaactaaaagaaCAGTTATCGGAGCAGATGCAAAAATATCACGTCAGGGAAGAAGAGGCCAAGAAGTACAAGCAAGAGAATGACAAGTTGAAGAAGGAGATTTTCACTCTTCAGAAGGATTTAAAGGATAAGAATGTTCTCATCGAGAATTCTCATGACATGGAAAGAGCACTCAACAGAAAAGCAGAAGAGCTCAACAAACAGTTGAAAGACCTGTTGCAGAAGTACACCGAGATAAAGACTGAGAAGGAGAAGCTGGTTGACGACAATGCCAGACAGACTTCTGAGCTTCTCGCAGCCCAGACCCTTCTGCAAAAGCAACATGTTCCATTGGAACAAGTTGAGACCCTGAAAAAATCTCTTAACAGCACAATTGACCATCTCAAGGAAGAACTGAAGAATAAGCAAAAGTGTTATGAGAAAGAGCAGCAGACAGTGGCCAAACTGCATCAGATGCTAGAGAATCAAAAGAACTCTTCAGTGCCCCTGGGAGAGCATCTGCGGGTTAAGGAAGCCTTTGAGAAGGAAGTGGGCATGATAAAGGCCAGcctgagggaaaaggaagaagaaagccaaaacaaaacccaagaggTCTCCAAACTGCAGTCTGAGGTTCAGGACACAAAACAAGCATTACAAAAACTAGAGACAAGAGAGGTAGTTGATTTGTCTAAATATAAAGCAACGAAAAgtgatctggagacccagatTTCCAACCTAAATGAAAAACTGGCCAATCTGAATCGGAAGTATGAAGAAGCCTGCGAGGAGGTGCTGCGTGCCCAAAGGAAGCAACTGTCTGCCAAAGATGAGAAGGAATTGCTACATTTCAGCATTGAGCAAGAAATCAAGGATCAGCAGGAGCGGTG